From one Nocardioides sp. Kera G14 genomic stretch:
- a CDS encoding lipid II:glycine glycyltransferase FemX, producing MTLSVRRISPQVHREWVRQQRSVSFLQTPAWARVKTEWRSESVGWFRGETLVGAALVLHRPVPKLKRYTLAYVPEGPSIDWSGDLAEWLEPLSAYLRKNGAFAVRLGPPVRTATWSAAQVKEGVASDSVRRLGDLAPEHRYPEGARVVSQLRSAGWVLQSPEDGFGAGQPQYTYEIPLVVDGQRRTEDDLLKGMNQLWRRNIKKADKEGVEVRVSLDLSDLRAFHDLYVHTAERDHFTPRPLSYFETMFRELSAEDPRRIRLYLARHEGDLVAATILVQVGAWSWYSYGASSTEKREVRGSNALQWAMIRDSLAAGCDVYDLRGITPTLDSADSHVGLIQFKVGTGGQAVEYAGEWDRALRPLIYKAFTAYMNRRGR from the coding sequence GTGACCCTGAGCGTGCGGCGGATCTCGCCTCAAGTCCATCGTGAGTGGGTGCGGCAGCAACGCTCGGTCAGCTTCCTGCAGACGCCCGCGTGGGCGCGAGTCAAGACGGAGTGGCGGTCGGAGTCGGTCGGGTGGTTCCGCGGTGAAACTCTGGTCGGGGCGGCGCTCGTGCTGCACCGTCCCGTGCCGAAGCTGAAGCGCTACACGCTCGCCTACGTGCCCGAAGGTCCGTCGATCGACTGGTCGGGCGATCTCGCGGAGTGGCTGGAGCCGCTGTCGGCGTACCTCCGGAAGAACGGGGCCTTCGCGGTCCGGCTCGGTCCGCCGGTACGGACGGCGACGTGGAGCGCCGCGCAGGTCAAGGAGGGCGTCGCCTCCGATTCCGTACGTCGACTGGGCGATCTCGCGCCTGAACACCGCTATCCCGAGGGCGCTCGGGTGGTCTCCCAGCTCCGCTCTGCCGGGTGGGTGCTGCAGTCGCCGGAGGACGGCTTCGGTGCGGGGCAGCCGCAGTACACGTACGAGATCCCGCTCGTGGTCGACGGCCAGCGGCGGACCGAGGACGACCTGCTCAAGGGCATGAACCAGCTCTGGCGGCGCAATATCAAGAAGGCCGACAAGGAGGGCGTCGAGGTCCGGGTCTCACTCGACCTGTCCGACCTGCGAGCCTTCCACGACCTCTACGTCCACACGGCCGAGCGTGACCACTTCACGCCGCGACCGCTCTCCTACTTCGAGACGATGTTCCGCGAGCTGTCGGCCGAGGACCCCCGTCGCATCCGCCTCTACCTCGCGAGGCACGAGGGCGACCTCGTCGCCGCGACGATCCTCGTGCAGGTCGGGGCCTGGTCCTGGTACTCCTACGGCGCCTCCTCGACGGAGAAGCGCGAGGTCCGCGGTTCCAACGCCCTGCAGTGGGCGATGATCCGCGACTCGCTCGCTGCCGGGTGCGATGTCTATGACCTGCGCGGCATCACGCCGACGCTGGACTCGGCGGACTCGCATGTGGGCCTGATCCAGTTCAAGGTCGGCACCGGTGGCCAGGCCGTGGAGTACGCCGGCGAGTGGGACCGGGCGCTCAGGCCCCTGATCTACAAGGCCTTCACGGCCTACATGAACCGGCGAGGTCGTTGA
- a CDS encoding glycosyltransferase family 87 protein codes for MPDRAAVGDRVGDADLVLRPVIHAGRTWWTPLRVLLAVTAVTFALGMVQKAGCYSKTWENSEGRYVQMCYSDLPYLYTGRGLAELDWPYSDDAQTRSRYEVMEYPVGIAYWAWGAAWVTHWLKGSPPMEPRHEAATDQLWSMPAVHAEIGPYVAVNALGFAILALAATWLLVLSRRGPRGSPWDVLWFAASPMLLVTGLVNWDLLAVTCVAAAIFAWSRGRPGWAGVAIGLGTAMKLYPLFLLGAIVILAWRARRWPAVGLAFLGAGLSWLLVNAPAMLGGWDEWKVFWSFNSSRGADLGSLWLVAQQVTGHTFTPHTINVWSWLLFGLWCALTLAVGLAARRTPTFAELGFVVVAGFLIVNKVYSPQYVLWLLPLAVIARPRWREQAWWQGAEFAYFALVWWYLGGFLAPGGGDQQPFYWLGILVRVAGELWLVGRIVHGWFPRVGSARDPERAADLASSPS; via the coding sequence TTGCCAGACCGAGCAGCCGTCGGCGACCGCGTCGGCGACGCAGACCTCGTCCTCAGGCCCGTGATCCACGCCGGGCGCACGTGGTGGACGCCGCTGCGGGTGCTGCTCGCGGTCACGGCGGTGACGTTCGCGCTCGGCATGGTGCAGAAGGCCGGGTGCTACTCCAAGACGTGGGAGAACTCTGAGGGACGCTATGTCCAGATGTGCTACTCGGACCTGCCCTACCTCTACACCGGGCGCGGACTGGCCGAGCTGGACTGGCCCTACTCCGACGACGCGCAGACCCGCTCCCGCTATGAGGTGATGGAGTACCCGGTCGGCATCGCCTACTGGGCCTGGGGCGCGGCGTGGGTCACGCACTGGCTCAAGGGCTCGCCTCCGATGGAGCCACGTCACGAGGCGGCCACCGACCAGCTGTGGTCGATGCCCGCGGTCCATGCCGAGATCGGGCCGTACGTTGCCGTCAACGCACTCGGCTTCGCCATCCTCGCGCTGGCGGCGACGTGGCTGCTCGTCCTCTCCCGGCGGGGCCCGCGCGGCAGTCCATGGGACGTCCTCTGGTTCGCCGCGTCGCCGATGCTGCTGGTCACCGGGCTGGTCAACTGGGACCTGCTGGCCGTCACGTGCGTCGCCGCGGCGATCTTCGCGTGGTCACGGGGGCGCCCCGGCTGGGCCGGCGTCGCGATTGGCCTCGGCACGGCGATGAAGCTCTATCCGCTCTTCCTCCTCGGGGCGATCGTGATCCTCGCCTGGCGGGCGCGGCGATGGCCGGCAGTGGGCCTCGCGTTCCTCGGTGCAGGGCTGAGCTGGCTGCTCGTCAATGCTCCGGCGATGCTCGGCGGCTGGGACGAGTGGAAGGTCTTCTGGAGCTTCAACTCCAGTCGCGGTGCCGACCTCGGCTCGCTCTGGTTGGTCGCGCAGCAGGTCACCGGCCACACCTTCACGCCGCACACGATCAACGTCTGGTCCTGGCTGCTCTTCGGTCTGTGGTGCGCCCTGACCCTGGCCGTCGGTCTCGCCGCACGGCGTACGCCGACCTTCGCCGAGCTGGGGTTCGTGGTCGTCGCGGGCTTCCTCATCGTCAACAAGGTCTACTCCCCGCAGTACGTGCTCTGGCTGCTGCCGCTGGCCGTCATCGCGCGTCCACGGTGGCGTGAGCAGGCATGGTGGCAGGGCGCCGAGTTCGCCTACTTCGCCCTCGTCTGGTGGTACCTCGGCGGCTTCCTCGCTCCCGGCGGCGGCGACCAGCAGCCCTTCTACTGGCTCGGGATCCTGGTCCGCGTCGCGGGCGAGCTGTGGCTCGTCGGCCGGATCGTCCACGGGTGGTTTCCGCGGGTAGGGTCGGCGCGTGACCCTGAGCGTGCGGCGGATCTCGCCTCAAGTCCATCGTGA
- a CDS encoding transglycosylase domain-containing protein: protein MRKKAPVRKGAAAPLGARGWTLRVLKWCLIAGLSLFLLLVVIGFVAYQRTKIPSPNEAFQTQSTYIYYAGGKTKIGQFAQQNRESISYSQMPDCIKSAVVAAENRSFWTDKGIDPKGILRAAFSNAQAGQITGGASTITQQYVKILYLSQQRTYTRKIKEAFLSLKLQRQKSKQEILEGYLNTIYFGRGAYGIQAASEAYFDEPASKLDLDECAVLASVLNNPSRLSPDRTDDSGVNEDLLQRYRYVLNGMADAGDITDSEAADAEAALPKVAKQKQSSSKGGQKGHMLTLVENELNKLGFSDQEITGGGLRVTTTFNRQDMANAEEAVKENAPTTTKDGSAKITDKQLHVGVATVQPGTGALLGFYGGQDFLKSEINWAAAGGMAGSTMKPFTLATALGAGFSLKDTFDGNSPFTFPGSTLQVHNEGEQAGEANGHSYGSHITALTALEQSVNTAFVDMSSSIPNGSKAVYKTATEMGLAPTKPEQDLPGIPDHTPDLLPSDSLITLGKAQVSPINLANAYATIAAGGKRADVHVITKVVDRDGVVRYQWKNNAKQVIDKDIAADVSYAMQQVVKSGTGRAALALGRPAAGKTGTATNDKGQVSSAWFTGFTPQLSTAVMYVRGKGREQLDGWMPSYFGADYPTDTWLAVMERDLEGQPEEDFPPPAWVDGDAPDDDHDPGLVAPPPSNPKPKATKSAKPKATKSATPVAPTPAASSTAPQPAQPNPTCGGLLPACQTEQPSATASATQTSSSGP from the coding sequence GTGAGGAAGAAGGCACCGGTCCGGAAGGGGGCCGCGGCACCGCTGGGTGCGCGCGGTTGGACCCTCCGGGTGCTCAAGTGGTGCCTCATCGCGGGGCTCTCGCTCTTCCTGCTGCTCGTCGTGATCGGGTTCGTCGCCTACCAGCGCACCAAGATCCCCAGCCCCAACGAGGCGTTCCAGACCCAGTCGACGTACATCTACTACGCCGGCGGCAAGACGAAGATCGGCCAGTTCGCGCAGCAGAACCGCGAGTCGATCTCGTACTCGCAGATGCCGGACTGCATCAAGTCCGCCGTGGTCGCCGCGGAGAACCGCTCTTTCTGGACCGACAAGGGCATCGACCCCAAGGGCATCCTGCGCGCGGCGTTCTCCAACGCCCAGGCCGGCCAGATCACCGGTGGTGCCTCGACGATCACGCAGCAGTACGTGAAGATCCTCTACCTCAGCCAGCAGCGGACCTACACGCGCAAGATCAAGGAGGCCTTCCTCTCGCTCAAGCTGCAGCGGCAGAAGAGCAAGCAGGAGATCCTCGAGGGCTACCTCAACACCATCTACTTCGGCCGCGGTGCGTACGGCATCCAGGCTGCCTCCGAGGCCTACTTCGACGAGCCGGCCTCCAAGCTGGACCTCGACGAGTGCGCGGTGCTCGCCTCCGTGCTCAACAACCCGTCGCGGCTCAGCCCCGACCGCACCGACGACTCCGGCGTCAACGAGGACCTGCTCCAGCGTTACCGCTACGTGCTCAACGGCATGGCGGACGCGGGCGACATCACCGACAGCGAGGCGGCCGATGCCGAGGCGGCGCTGCCGAAGGTCGCGAAGCAGAAGCAGTCGTCCTCCAAGGGTGGCCAGAAGGGCCACATGCTGACCTTGGTCGAGAACGAGCTCAACAAGCTCGGCTTCTCCGACCAGGAGATCACCGGCGGTGGCCTGCGCGTCACCACCACCTTCAACCGGCAGGACATGGCCAACGCCGAGGAGGCGGTGAAGGAGAACGCGCCGACCACGACGAAGGACGGCAGCGCGAAGATCACCGACAAGCAGCTCCACGTCGGTGTCGCCACCGTCCAGCCCGGCACGGGTGCACTGCTCGGCTTCTACGGCGGCCAGGACTTCCTCAAGTCCGAGATCAACTGGGCCGCCGCCGGCGGCATGGCCGGCTCGACGATGAAGCCGTTCACCCTGGCCACCGCGCTCGGAGCGGGCTTCTCGCTCAAGGACACCTTCGACGGCAACTCGCCCTTCACCTTCCCGGGCTCGACGCTCCAGGTGCACAACGAAGGTGAGCAGGCCGGTGAGGCCAACGGTCACTCCTACGGCTCCCACATCACCGCGCTGACGGCGCTCGAGCAGTCGGTCAACACCGCCTTCGTCGACATGTCGAGCTCGATCCCGAACGGCTCCAAGGCGGTCTACAAGACCGCCACGGAGATGGGCCTGGCGCCCACCAAGCCGGAGCAGGACCTTCCGGGGATCCCCGACCACACGCCGGACCTGCTCCCGTCCGACTCGCTGATCACACTGGGCAAGGCGCAGGTCAGCCCGATCAACCTCGCCAACGCCTACGCGACGATCGCCGCGGGCGGCAAGCGTGCCGACGTCCACGTCATCACGAAGGTCGTCGACCGCGACGGCGTCGTCCGCTACCAGTGGAAGAACAACGCCAAGCAGGTCATCGACAAGGACATCGCCGCCGACGTCTCGTACGCGATGCAGCAGGTGGTGAAGAGCGGTACCGGTCGCGCGGCACTGGCCCTGGGCCGTCCCGCCGCCGGCAAGACCGGTACGGCGACCAATGACAAGGGCCAGGTCTCCTCGGCGTGGTTCACCGGCTTCACCCCTCAGCTCTCGACGGCGGTCATGTACGTCCGCGGCAAGGGCCGTGAGCAGCTGGACGGTTGGATGCCGTCGTACTTCGGTGCCGACTATCCGACCGACACGTGGCTCGCGGTGATGGAGCGCGACCTCGAGGGCCAGCCGGAGGAGGACTTCCCGCCGCCCGCCTGGGTCGACGGTGACGCACCGGACGACGACCATGACCCGGGGCTTGTCGCACCCCCGCCGAGCAACCCGAAGCCGAAGGCCACCAAGTCGGCGAAGCCGAAGGCCACCAAGTCGGCCACTCCGGTCGCGCCGACGCCGGCCGCATCCTCCACGGCGCCTCAGCCCGCGCAGCCGAACCCGACGTGCGGAGGCTTGCTCCCGGCTTGCCAGACCGAGCAGCCGTCGGCGACCGCGTCGGCGACGCAGACCTCGTCCTCAGGCCCGTGA
- a CDS encoding helix-turn-helix transcriptional regulator: MARRAETIELAVLGLLHEGPMHGYELRKRLNLMLGWGRVLSYGSLYPTLKKMLRADLIEEETTAVTPVTRRPRIVYRVTEAGHTEFERLMSQVDSTAWEDDNFDIRFAFFGRTDMEIRLRVLEGRRTRLQERLDRVQRELAMTQKEVDQYAAELQRHGVESVEREVRWLSDLINAERNDSQAVTLRKEP, from the coding sequence ATGGCACGTCGCGCAGAGACCATCGAGCTGGCAGTCCTCGGACTCCTGCACGAGGGCCCCATGCACGGCTACGAGCTGCGCAAGCGGCTCAATCTCATGCTCGGTTGGGGCCGGGTGCTCTCCTACGGATCGCTCTACCCCACCCTGAAGAAGATGTTGCGGGCCGACCTCATCGAGGAGGAGACCACTGCGGTCACTCCGGTGACGCGTCGTCCTCGGATCGTCTACAGGGTCACCGAGGCCGGTCACACGGAGTTCGAGCGCCTGATGTCCCAGGTCGATTCCACAGCGTGGGAAGACGACAACTTCGACATCCGGTTCGCGTTCTTCGGCCGCACCGACATGGAGATCCGGCTGCGCGTCCTCGAGGGACGACGTACCCGCCTCCAGGAGCGGCTCGACCGCGTCCAACGTGAGCTGGCCATGACCCAGAAGGAAGTTGACCAGTACGCCGCCGAGCTCCAGAGGCACGGCGTCGAGTCTGTGGAGCGCGAGGTCCGCTGGTTGTCAGACCTCATCAATGCCGAGCGGAACGATTCGCAGGCAGTCACACTAAGGAAGGAGCCCTGA
- a CDS encoding inositol-3-phosphate synthase, which translates to MGSIRVAIAGVGNCASSLVQGVEYYKDADASSTVPGLMHVKFGDYHVSDVEFVAAFDVDDKKVGKDLSEAINASENNTIKIADVPFKNVEVQKGPTLDGLGKYYRQTIDESGAADVDVVQVLKDNQVDVLVSYLPVGSEQADKFYAQAAIDAGVAFVNALPVFIASDPEWAAKFTEAGVPIVGDDIKSQVGATITHRVMAKLFEDRGVTLDRTYQLNVGGNMDFKNMLERERLESKKVSKTQAVTSNLTGPLSGLVDSKNVHIGPSDYVAWLDDRKWAYVRLEGRAFGDVPLNLEYKLEVWDSPNSAGIIIDAVRAAKIAKDRGIGGPILPASAYLMKSPPVQIEDTEGRAQLEAFIIGA; encoded by the coding sequence ATGGGTTCGATTCGCGTAGCAATCGCGGGTGTTGGCAACTGCGCCAGCTCCCTCGTCCAGGGTGTCGAGTACTACAAGGACGCCGACGCGTCGAGCACCGTCCCGGGGCTCATGCACGTCAAGTTCGGCGACTACCACGTCTCCGACGTGGAGTTCGTCGCGGCGTTCGACGTCGATGACAAGAAGGTCGGCAAGGACCTGTCCGAGGCCATCAACGCCTCGGAGAACAACACCATCAAGATCGCCGACGTTCCGTTCAAGAATGTCGAGGTCCAGAAGGGCCCGACCCTCGACGGTCTCGGCAAGTACTACCGCCAGACGATCGACGAGTCGGGCGCTGCCGACGTCGACGTCGTCCAGGTCCTCAAGGACAACCAGGTCGACGTCCTCGTCTCCTACCTTCCGGTGGGCTCGGAGCAGGCCGACAAGTTCTACGCCCAGGCGGCCATCGACGCGGGCGTGGCCTTCGTCAACGCCCTCCCGGTCTTCATCGCCTCCGACCCCGAGTGGGCTGCCAAGTTCACCGAGGCCGGCGTCCCGATCGTCGGCGACGACATCAAGTCGCAGGTCGGCGCCACCATCACGCACCGCGTGATGGCGAAGCTCTTCGAGGACCGTGGCGTCACGCTGGACCGCACGTACCAGCTCAACGTCGGCGGCAACATGGACTTCAAGAACATGCTCGAGCGCGAGCGCCTCGAGTCCAAGAAGGTCTCCAAGACCCAGGCCGTCACGTCCAACCTGACCGGTCCGCTGTCCGGTCTGGTGGACTCGAAGAACGTCCACATCGGTCCGTCCGACTACGTCGCGTGGCTCGACGACCGCAAGTGGGCCTACGTCCGCCTCGAGGGTCGTGCCTTCGGTGACGTTCCGCTCAACCTCGAGTACAAGCTCGAGGTGTGGGACTCCCCGAACAGCGCCGGCATCATCATCGACGCCGTGCGTGCCGCGAAGATCGCCAAGGACCGTGGTATCGGCGGCCCGATCCTCCCGGCGTCGGCGTACCTCATGAAGAGCCCGCCGGTCCAGATCGAGGACACCGAGGGTCGCGCCCAGCTCGAGGCGTTCATCATCGGCGCCTGA
- a CDS encoding TetR/AcrR family transcriptional regulator, which yields MSVVGKVRKRRPYAARIPPAERREQLLDAALVIVNRDGYDSLSIASVAAEAGVTRPVVYGAFTDLTDLSRALLDRTQQRAVDQIMDVFRPLLVDSVDLYVWASTHLRQLIDIVSADKDTWRPILTHIPGRPAEVSERIEVTRSGIKAIIADVIRSVGRSGIDPVIAAHAALGTLEEIGRQLLVEPVTLDVDACIETAEVLLRSIVETAPRKV from the coding sequence ATGAGCGTCGTGGGGAAGGTGCGCAAGCGACGGCCCTACGCCGCCCGGATCCCTCCCGCTGAGCGCCGCGAGCAACTGCTCGACGCTGCCCTGGTCATCGTCAACCGGGATGGCTATGACTCCCTCAGCATCGCCAGCGTCGCGGCGGAGGCCGGTGTGACCAGGCCGGTCGTCTACGGAGCGTTCACCGACCTCACCGACCTCTCGCGGGCGCTGCTGGACCGCACCCAGCAGCGGGCGGTCGACCAGATCATGGACGTCTTCCGGCCGCTCCTGGTCGACAGCGTCGACCTCTACGTCTGGGCGTCGACCCATCTGCGGCAACTGATCGACATCGTCAGCGCGGACAAGGACACCTGGCGTCCGATCCTCACCCATATCCCCGGTCGCCCGGCGGAGGTCTCCGAGCGGATCGAGGTGACCCGGTCCGGCATCAAGGCGATCATCGCCGACGTGATCCGGTCGGTCGGTCGCTCCGGCATCGACCCGGTCATCGCGGCACATGCCGCGCTCGGCACCCTTGAGGAGATCGGTCGCCAGCTTCTGGTCGAGCCGGTGACGCTCGACGTCGACGCCTGCATCGAGACCGCGGAGGTGCTGCTCCGCTCGATCGTCGAGACCGCGCCGCGCAAGGTCTGA
- a CDS encoding alpha/beta fold hydrolase, producing MSTRNVATTDGLNLAVYEAGDPADPTLVAVHGYPDDHTVWDGVLELLAADFHVVTYDVRGAGASDAPSRRSGYRIPQLVADLGAVIDATAAGKNVHLIAHDWGSIQCWDALRTDALGARILSYTSISGPSLDMAGRWLRGAGHPVSTLKQLADSWYVAAFQLPRLPELLLSRGVLGKAVAHSKRAGDAARPQAVDRHIKPRDAINGLELYRANFTGRMARPRPAPIQVPVQVLAPTDDAHVTVALQTQAPAPYVATLTSHVIPGNHWVVEQDPERIARHIVDFIKNV from the coding sequence GTGAGCACTCGCAACGTGGCGACCACGGACGGTCTGAACCTCGCGGTCTACGAGGCCGGGGACCCGGCCGACCCGACGCTCGTCGCGGTGCACGGTTACCCCGACGACCACACGGTGTGGGACGGCGTGCTCGAGCTCCTCGCCGCTGACTTCCATGTCGTCACCTACGACGTACGTGGCGCAGGTGCCTCCGACGCCCCGTCGCGACGCTCGGGCTACCGCATCCCGCAGCTCGTCGCCGACCTCGGCGCCGTGATCGACGCGACCGCCGCCGGGAAGAACGTCCACCTGATCGCCCACGACTGGGGCTCGATCCAGTGCTGGGACGCCCTCCGCACGGACGCCCTCGGAGCGCGGATCCTCTCCTACACCTCCATCTCGGGGCCGAGCCTGGACATGGCGGGCCGCTGGCTGCGCGGGGCGGGCCACCCGGTCAGCACGCTCAAGCAGCTCGCGGACTCCTGGTACGTCGCAGCCTTCCAGCTTCCCCGCCTGCCGGAGCTGCTGCTCTCGCGGGGGGTCCTCGGCAAGGCGGTTGCCCACTCCAAGCGTGCCGGTGACGCGGCCCGGCCCCAGGCGGTCGACCGCCACATCAAGCCCCGTGACGCGATCAACGGACTGGAGCTCTACCGCGCCAACTTCACCGGCCGCATGGCCCGGCCCCGGCCCGCGCCGATCCAGGTGCCAGTCCAGGTGCTCGCCCCCACCGACGACGCCCACGTCACGGTCGCCCTCCAGACCCAGGCGCCGGCGCCGTACGTCGCCACCCTCACGTCCCACGTCATCCCGGGCAACCACTGGGTCGTCGAGCAGGATCCGGAGCGCATCGCCCGACATATCGTCGACTTCATCAAGAACGTCTGA